CCTGTGTCGGGGTCGGTCAGCAGATGGGCTTTCAGACCGAACACGTCGCGCAGCAGTTCGGGCGTCATCAGCGCTGCCGGGTCTCCCTGAGCGTAGACCTGCCCCTCGACCACCGCCACCAGTTCATCGCTATAGCGCACCGCCTGATTCAGATCGTGCAGCACCATCACGATGGTCCGGTTCTGTTCGCGGTTGAGGCGCTGTACCAGTTGCAGGACTTCCAGCTGATGAGAGGCGTCGAGGTAGGTGGTCGGTTCGTCGAGCAGCAGCGTGGCGGTGTCCTGCGCCAGACTCATGGCGATCCATGCCCGCTGGCGCTGCCCCCCGCTGAGCGCGTCGAGCGACCGGTTGGCGAACGCCGTCATGCCCGTCTGGGTCAGGGCCCACTGAACGCGTTCCCGGTCGTGCTCGCTGCGGCCAGCCAGCAGCCCCTGGTGTGGATGGCGGCCAAACCACACCAGTTGCTCGACCGTCAGTCCCTCGGGAGCCTGCGGGCCCTGTGGGAGGATGGCGAGGCTCCGCGCCACTTCGCGGGCTGGCAGCCGGTGCAGATCGGCTCCGTCCAGCAGCACCCGTCCAGCCGAAGGCGAAAGAAGCCGGGCCAGCGCCCGCAGCAGCGTGCTCTTTCCGCAGCCGTTGGCTCCGACCAGCGCCGTGATGCGTCCGCCTGTGATCGAGAGATTCAGGCCGGAAACGACCGTGCGTTCCCCGTACCGCAGGGTCAGGGCCTCGGTCTGCAACGACAGGGCGGCGGACCCGTCGGGTGCCGATGAGTCTGGCGGGGTCATGCAGCCGTCCGGGTGGCGCTGCGGCGCAGCAGATACAGAAAATACGGTGCTCCGAGCAGCGTGGTGATCAGGCCCGCAGGCACCTCCAGCGGCGGAAGCAGGATGCGGCCCAGGGTATCGGCCAGCAGCACCAGCAGCGCCCCCAGCAGCGCAGTCAGCAGCAGCTGGTGCCGATGCTTCGCGCCGATCAGCAGCCGCGCCAGATGGGGGGCCAGCAGGCCGACGAAGCCCAGAATGCCGCACGCGCTCACCGCAGCGGCGGCCAGTCCTACCGCCAGACTCAGGGTCAGGGCGCGGGCCAGCGGCACCTTCAGGCCAAGCGAGGTCGCGGTGTCTTCGCCCAGCGCCAGCAGATCGAGCGTGCGTGCAGCGGCAAACGTGACCGGAAGCAGCAGCGCGGCCCAGGGCCACAGCCGGGCCAGCCGCTCATAATCCGCCGCGTAGACGGTGCCGCTCAGAAATCCCAGGGCGGCCCCCAGTCCGTCGGGTGCCCGGACCAGCAGGAGTTGCTGCACCGCGCCCAGCGAGGCGGTGACCGCCACGCCCAGCAGAGCCAGCCGCACCGGGGGCAGCCTGGAGCCGTCGCGGGCCAGCGCACTGACGAGCAGAAAGGCCAGCCACGCTCCGAGAAATGCGCCCCAGGGAACGCTCCAGGCAGGCGCATTCGGCACCGCCAGCAGCAGCACCGTGACGGCCAGCCCAGCCCCCGCGCCCACCCCCACCAGATCGGGGCTGGCGAGCGGGTTGCGAACCACGGCCTGCATGATGGTGCCGCTGACGGCAAACATCGCGCCTCCCAGCAGGGCGACCAGTACACGCGGCACTCTCAGCTGCGTCACCAGCTGGCGGGTCAGGTCGTCGTGTCCCTGCCACGCCGCCCACAGCTTGGCCGGTGGCGTGGGCACCGCTCCCAGGCACAGTGCCAGAAATGCCAGGATCGCCAGCGCAGCGCTCAGGCCCACCGGCAGCCACAGCGAACGCGGCCATGCCAATGGCGGCACCGTCACGGCCTGAACTGGTACGGCGCGGCGGGTGTCCGGTCGCCCAGCAGTCCGCTGGAAATCATCTGCGCGAAGATGCTCCGCAGGGCGATGGGGCCGCGTGAGCGTGTCCACAGGTCGCGGTCGAATTCGTACACCCGGCCCCGCTGCACCGCATTCAGCTTCTGCCACAGCGGGTTTTTGGCCCACGTACGCACGGTGGGCGTTTCATCGGCGCCGGTCAGAACCACCAGCGTGCCGGGATTGAGGGCCACCAGCCCTTCCAGACTCAGGTCGTACTGGGTGTTGCCACCCTGCGGCGCAACCAGATTCCGGCGTCCCAGTTTGCTCAGCAGGCTGCCGATAAAGGAATCGCTGCTATGGACGGTAAAACTGCCCTCGGTCGCCACCGCGACGACCAGCCCCGGTGCGCTTTTTTGGTGAAGGCACTCGCCTTGGCACGCAGGTTGGCCTGTTCGGTCAGAAGCTGCCGCGCCTTGGCCTCGCGCCCCACCAGCCGCCCGATGTCCAGCACCTGCGCCAGCACGTCGTCGTAACTGCCCCGGCGATTGTCATAGGCCGCTGTCGGGGCGATTCGTCCCAGAGCAGCCAGCGCCGTTTTCTGGCCCAGCGTGTCGGCCAGAATGAGGTCGGGTTTCAGGGCCAGCGCCGCTTCCAGATTCGGCTGGGCACGCGACCCCACCGCCGCCACGCCCCTGGTCCGCGCCTTCAGATAGTCTGGCACGCCCCGGTCACCGCCCTGGGTGGTGGTGGCCGCGCCGACAGCCTTCACGCCGAGCGCCTCCAGCGTGTCGAGGTAGCTGTATTCCAGCGCGATCACCCGCCGGGCCGGTTGCGGCAGCGTCAGAGGGCCGTTCGCGGTCTGCACCGTGATGGGGTCGGCGAGGGCGCTGCCGATCAGAGTGGCGAACGTGAAAACGGAAGTGAGGGCCTGCCTGGAACGTCGGTTCATGGGTCTCCTGGAAATGGTGTCAGATGTGATGGGCTGGGCGAGCTGAAATGTGTTCGAATCCTCTGCGGTGGTCCCTGGTGTGCTTAGACCCGCTGTGCTCGGGCGAGGGCGATGAAAAAGGGGGTTCCGAGGACTGCCACGACCACCCCCACCGGGGTTTCGGCGGGCGCCGCCACCAGCCGGGCTGCCACGTCGGCCAGCGTCAGTAGCGACGCACCGAGCACCATGCTCAGCGGCAACGTTCGGCGGTGGTCGGTGCCCAGCAGGCGGCGAGGAGATGCGGCACGATCAGCCCGACGTACCCGATGGGTCCGGTGAGCGCCACTGCCGCCGCCGCCAGCAGCACGCCCAGGCCGCTGACGAGCAGCAGTTCGCGCTGGGCGTTCAGACCCAGGCTCCGCGCCACGTCTTCTCCCAGGGCCAGCACATTCACGCGCCGTGCCAGCAGCAGCGAGAGCAGCAGCGCCGAGACGAGCCACGGAGCCGCTGTGCCGACCTGCGCCCAGGTGCGCCCGCTGACGCTGCCCGCGAGAGTGAAGAGGGCGCCCTGCGACTTTTCCTCGAACAGCAGTTGCAGGCCACGCGTTACCGCTCCGCACAGGGCCGCGACGGCTACGCCCGACAGCGCCAGTCGAACGGGCGTCAGGCCGACCCGTGAAGCAAAGCCGAGGGTCAATCCGGCGGCGGCGAGGCCCCCGGCGAAGGCCAGCGGCACCAGAAAGGCGGCGCTGCTCGGCAGAAAGACGACGCCCGCCAGCAGTGCCAGCGCGGCTCCGGCCTCGACCCCCAGGATGCCGGGATCGGCCAGCGGGTTGCGGGTCACGCCCTGAAGCAGCGCGCCACTCACCGCCAGGGCAGCTCCCGCCAGCATCGCCGCCACGGTTCTCGGAAAGCGCAGCGTCCAGATCACCAGACTTTCGCTGCTCTGATCGGGGTGCAGCAGGTACGTCCAGACGTGGCCCGGCGACAGCTGGAGCGCTCCCAGGGCCAGCGAGGCCACGAAGCAGCCGAGCAGCAGCGTGACTGCCAGCACGTACCAGGCGGCGGGTGTCATGCCCCGGCGGCGCGGCAGGGCGGTCACCGGAGCCAGCTCACACGGTACTGCGGCGTGCTGTGGGTGTCGGGCGTGTGGCTGCTGCTCCGCAGGGCCAGCGTATCGACCTGACGAACGTCAGCGGTCAGCTGGCCCTGTCTGCCGTCCGGGTCGGTAAACGCCAGTTCCACGACGGCGCCCGTTTCCGATTGCAGCAGCGTGCGGGCGGTTTTGGGAACGTCCAGCCACCACCAGCCCTCGCGCTCGAAGGCGGCGGCTTCGGCCTGCTGCTCCAGGGCAGACAGCGCCGACCAGCCCCGGTAGCGGGCGCTGAGCTCCGTGTGATCGCCTGTGCGCTCCAGCAGTTGCCGGGTCAGTGCCGGGGTCAGGTGTGCCCAGGCCCGGCCAGCGGGAAGCTCCTGCACCGTCGGGGCAAAGCGGTGGCCACCGAAATGCGACGTGCGCCAGATGCGGGCCTGTTCCCCGGCCTGCTGGAGCGCCTGATACAGCGGCACACCGAACTTTCCGCAGGCGGCGTCGACCCGGCCATGCGTACACACATGCAGGTCGGTGCCAGCCGCCGGAACGACCTGCATACGGTCCAGTTCAGGACGGTCCAGGCCCAGCAGGTCGCGCTCGATCAGGCTCAGCAGTCCATCCTCATCGGCGCTGTCGTCGAAGACGTAATCCTCACGCGTATACGCCGCGAATGCGCCCGGCGGACGACGGTACACCCGCACATGCTGCCGGTCGCCGTGCTGGTCGTTCGGGGCATACATCAGCAGGCCGTAGCCGAGCTGCCGGGCCGCGACCGTTTCGCTCACCTGGGCCATCACCGCTCGTTGCCGCTCGCTCCAGCGCGAAGCGTCACGAAAGGCGTCCCAGCGGCGGGGGCTGGCACTGGCGACAAAACAGAGATCCCAGCGGTGGGCGCTGCCACGCGGTGAAACGCCTGCGGTGGGCTGGCCCTCCGAGCACAGCGGCAGGCGCTGGGACTGTGCCGAGGAAGTCACGCCTTCACGCCGGGTTCACTTCCCCAGCAGGGTGAGCGTTGCTGCCGCCACCTTCTGAGCCACGTCACGGTCAACCAACGGCCCCGTCCAGGGGCTGAACTCGGGCAGCTGATAGGTCACACTGCGGGCCGCCAGCAGGTTCCCCGCGCTGCTCTTGGCGAAGGTCTCGCCGCCGCTGCTCCACGGCACCAGCACCACCAGCGTCGAGGCGTCCAGGGTCAGCAGCGCCTCGGGTGAGATCACCTCGTAGCCGTTGTTGTCGGGCTTGACCGGCAGCCCGTCTTTGAAGCCCATCTGCCGCAGCACGTTGGCGAGGCGGTCGCCGGTATAGCGGTAGACGGTGCCGTCGGGGAAGGGGGAGAGCACCACCATCTTGGGAAACTTCTTGAAGGTTCCGGCGGCCCGCAGCGAGGAACCTGCCGCCGTGATGGTGGCCGCCGTGCCGCGAATGATGGTCTCGGCCTGCGCCTCCTTCCCGAAGACCTTCGCCACGGCACGCAGGCTGCGGGGCCAGAACTCCGGCTTGCTCTGGCTGAACGACAGGGTCGGCGCGACTGCATTGAGGGCCGCGTATCCGCCCAGGCCATCCCAGCTCGTCCGCACGATCAGATCTGGCTTCAGCGCCGTCAGGACTTCCAGATTCGGCGCGGCCCAGCTGCCCAGATACGTGACATTGCTGAGGTCGCCGCGTCCCAGAAATCCGCGTTTGGCAGCGCTGCGCGTCAGGGTTGCACCGAGCTTGAAATCGCCCGGCTCGACCCGGCCCGACCCCAGCCCCACCACCGGAATCTTCAGGGCATAGGCGAGTTCCAGCGCTTCCTCTCCGATCACGGCCACCCGGCGTGGATTTTTGTTCAGGGTCGTCGTGCCGTCGTCGTGGATGATCGTCACGCGGCTCACTGGCCGGTCGGTGGTCGCCTGACCCGTCGAGAGGAGGAGGGAAACGCCCAGCAGCACAGCGGCTCGTTGCATAGAAAACCTCGGGAAGAGTGATGATTCGGGGAAGCGAGCGCGGATCACAGAAGCTGTCGGAATAGCATACTAATCCAAGCAGTTCAGTCGGGTTTAAAGGTAAAGGTTCATCTGCGGGCTGTCAAGGCGTCGGGGGCGCATCTGTGGGCGAGTACCACAGGGTTTCTGGTCAGCTGGCAACGGAATGACCAGAGTTCAGCTCGTCAGCCGGGGAGGGGCGTGCGTCCTGACTGCACATTCCTCCCCGGCTGACCGTGTCTCAAGACCAGTCGTGGGTGGAGATTCGGCTATCGGGCCGACTTACCAGTGTGGGTGGATCTGCGCCCGCAGCAACGTGTCGTAAATGTCCTGCACGGCCAGCATCTGCTCGTGGCTGAGCGGGCCGAGATCGGCGGCGGCGGCATTGGCTTCGGCCTGTTCGGGACGGCGGGCACCCGGAATGGCGCAGGTGACCTCCGGAAACATCAGAATCCAGCGCAGGGCGAACTGTGCGGGGGTCATTCCAGGCGAGACCACCTCCTGAAGACGCCGGGCCGCTTCCAGCCCCACTTCGTAGTCCACGCCCGAGAAGGTCTCGCCCCGGTCGAACGCCTCGCCGTGGCGGTTGAAGGCCCGGTGGTCGTCGGCGGCGAAAGCGGTATCGGCCCGCAGCTTGCCGGTCAGCAGGCCGCTCGCCAGAGGGACGCGGGCGATGATGCCCACGTCGGCCTTGCCTGCCGCCGCGAACAACGTCTCGGCGGGTTTGGGACGAAAGGCGTTGAAGATGATCTGGAGGCTCGCCACACCCGGACGACGCAGCGCCGAGAACGCCTCGTCCACGGTTTCCACGCTGACGCCGTAGTGCCGCAGCAGGCCTTCGCTCTGCAACCGGTCGAGGGCATCGAACGCTTCGTCCAGCCCATACACCTCGCCCGGAGGGCAGTGCAGTTGCAGCAGGTCGAGGGTGTCCATCTCCAGATTTTTCAGGCTACGCTCGGCAAATGCGCGCAGATTGGCGTAGGTGTACCCCTGCGCGGTGTGAGGGTCGAGGCGGCGTCCGGCCTTGGTCGCCACATACAACGGCTCGGAGCGCTCACGGCGCAGCTGCGCGATGAGGCGCTCGCTGTGACCATCGCCGTACACGTCAGCCGTGTCGAAGAAGTTGATGCCCAGATCCAGTGCACGGTGAAGCGTCGCCAGACTCTCCTGATCGTCGGTCACGCCCCAGGTGCCGCCGATGGCCCATGCCCCGAAGCTGATGGTAGAAATCTGATACCCAGTCTTGCCGAGTGTTCTGTACTGCATAGTGACCTCCGGTGAAGGTTTCATAGGAAGGGGAAAGCCCGCCTGGGTTGCTGTCGCCCAGCACACGAGCGAGACAGGCACCGAGAGCCAGTCGGGATCGACGGTGCTTTCGGAGTGTAGACGATGCAGCCGGCCTCCAGACGAGGTCGGTAAGCTCAACAGAGCCGGACGAGTCAGATGAAGGTTGATTCTTAGGGAGTTCATCGGCGTACCGGCACAGCTACTCGTGCCCAGCCGTGGAATGGGAATTTCTGAAGTCTTCAGCCTTATTCCTTCCCTGATCCATTCTGTGGTTCAGCGTGATAAGCAGGAGGCATGACTCCCGAGATGCTTGGCTCTGTCCCGAGATTTGGCCTGGGAACTTTTCGCCTGAAGGATCAAGTCGTCAGCGATTCCGTCCGGATGGCGCTGGAACTGGGATACCGGGCCATCGACACGGCTCAAGGCTACGGCAACGAGGCTGAGATTGGCAGGGTGCTGAGCGAAAGTGGCGTGCCTCGCAGCGACGTATTCATCACCACCAAGATCATGCCGCCCAATTATGGGCGTGATCGACTGGCGCCCAGCCTGCGGGAAAGCGTGCAGAAGCTTGGTGTAGACGCCGTTGACCTCACCCTGATCCACTGGCCTGCTCCCAGAGGTGAAGTGCAGCCGGAAGAATATCTGACTGCACTCGCTGCGACGCTCGAACAGGGACTGACGAAGCAGATCGGCGTGTCGAACTTCACCATCGCCGGACTGAAGCAGGCACGCGAACTACTGGGAGATGTGCCGATTGCCACCAATCAGGTCGAGATACATCCTTTTCTCCAAAACCGCGCCCTGGTCGAGTTTGCACGACATGAAGGTATTCATCTGACGTCGTATATGACCCTGGCCGTGGGGAAAGTGATGGACGACGAGGTTATGAAAGAGATCGCCCAGCATCACCAGGCGACGCCAGCCCAGGTTGCGCTCGCATGGGCGATGGCGCAGGGTCATTCGGTGATTCCGTCGTCTACCCGGCGTGAAAACCTGGAGAGCAACCTTAAGGCTGTGAATCTGACGCTGAGCGAAGCAGACATGGCACGGATCGCAACGCTTGACCGGGGCGAACGGATTGCCAACCCGCCAGCCCTGGCCCCCGATTGGGACTGATCCTCTCAACTATTGCCAGAGTTACTGACGAGTTCCGGGACGAGTGGACTGATTTGCCAGCCTCAATCCCGAACTCGTTCGTGACAACTCAGAGTAAGATGCTTCATGCTGAGTTGTCTCGGTAACTGTCCAGCACACCTAATGTCGTGCTGAACAGTTACCACAAATATTGGCAGTAGATGAGCGGCGTTCAGGCAAATTTTTAGAAAATCACTAATTTTATATAGAGTTAGCGGAGTTTTCCCACCAAATAATCTTAAAGGAAACTGGGGAATGAAAAACGACATAGAGATTCAGATAAATGTACTCCCTGATCTCACAGAATTAGCTGAGCTGCATGCTCTGGCTTTTAATTATCAGGAATCTAGAGGGGAAGATTATTGGAAGAATGTTATCGCCCATAGTTTATGTTGGTTAACAATTTACCGAGAGTATAGATTAATTGGGTTCGCAAATGTTGCCTGGGACGGGGGAATGAATGCCTTTTTACTTGACGTTGCTATTCATCCAGAATTCGCTCGGCAGGGGATAGGCAGCAGTCTGGTAAAACGTGCCCTTGTTGAGGCGGGTTTACGGGGTGCAAGCTGGATGCACGTTGATTATCAGGCGCATCTGCAAGAATTTTATCTAAAGTGTGGATTCATTAAAACCCGAGCCGGACGACAGCGATTATAGTTACGAATGAGACACGATAGCTCACTTATTTCGAGGTAATTTATAACCCTCGATACAATGTATTTCGTGTGCTGAGCAGTTGCACTCGTAGGCGTCCCAAACTCACGTTCGGACCGGAGGTTGGAGCAATTGATGGTGATGAACGATTCGGTACTCACTGCTCGATGATCGTGACGCCTCAGCACATCCTGGCTCGTTTGTGTGCTGAGGCGTCACGTTCTAAACGTCCGTTCCGCACACCGCTCACCCTCACCATGCCGCTCAAAACGACACACCACCAGATCACCCTGCCACCGGCCCGTACCTTCCCCTATCCTAGGCCCTGAACGGGGTTGCCCCGCTCAGCAGGTGTGGTGTGTTCGCGCCTTTGACCTCGAGAGACTTCTGGGGCAAAGCTGGAGTGGATGCTGGTGAGCACGCTGCCTATCTCGACGGTGGAAGATGCGCTGGAACGTCCACGTTGGTACGCCCTGCGCTGGAAGATCGAGGATGATCACAAATGTTTGAAGACAGGCTGCCGAATGGAAGGACGGCAACTTCGCTCCGCTGACCGTCTCCAGCGCTTGTTGGGCTTTTTGGCCCTCGTCGCCGTGCGGCTGTTGTGGCTCCGGTCTCTCTCACGTCAAGACGGGGATCAACTGGCTTGCCAGTTGATCCCCGAGCCGCTCTGTCAGGTGATCGCTGACCGATTGCGTCAGTCGGAAGACGCGTTGACCTTGCGCGCGTTCTGGCGGGCTGTCGCGAATCTCGGAGGATTCCTGAGACGCAACGGCGATGGTGATCCTGGATGGCAGACGCTTTGGAAAGGGTGGCGGCGCTTGCTGGATCTGGCCTGGTCGACGCCGTCAAAGACCCTCTCCCCATGACGTGTGGGGAACGATCAGGCCTAAAGGTGGGGTTTCTTAGCGTGTTGAGCGCCAAGTGCGGTTTGCGAGGGTCGAGTAGGTTTTTCGCACTAATTCCTATTAGTTTGAAAGACGGACAGTTGTTCTCCCGCCTTTTCTGCGCCCCGCTCTCAGAACCACGACCCATCCCGTACCCCTCGCAACGGTTCCGAGGCCCCTTCCTGGCCTTCCTGTGGCCCCGAGGGGAAAACCGCGTGCAGGACACGGTTTTCCCCTCGGGTATGACCGAACGCCCTCGTTCACTGCCCATTTCGTCAGGTCGGCTGCCACCAGCTGTCCAGCAGACTGGCAGGCATGGCGCGTTTATGCCGCGTGTTCGTATAAAGCGTCTCGATGCGCTGCGAGACCTCGGGCGGTACCTCGTGGCCTTCCAAATACTCGTCGAGCTGCGTATACGTCACGCCCAGCGCCGCCTCGTCGGGCAGACCCGGACGCTCGTCTTCCAGATCGGCGGTGGGCGTCTTCAGGTACAGCCGCTCGGGGGCGTGAAGGTGTTCAAGCAGCGCCCGGCCCTGTCGTTTGCTCAGGCCGGTCAGCGGTGTCAGGTCGACGCCGCCGTCGCCGTACTTCGTATAAAACCCTGTCACGGCCTCGGCAGCGTGATCGGTACCCACCACCAGCAGGTTTCGCTGCCCTGCCAGTGCGTACTGGAGCGCCATGCGCTGTCTGGCCTTGAGGTTGCCGCGCACGAAATCGCGCAGCGGCTCACCCAGAGCGGCAGCCATGCTGGCAGCGGCGGCGTCGGTGGCAGGACCGATATTCAGTGTCACCACCTCCGGCGCTGCGATAAAGCTCAGGGCCAGCTGCGCGTCGGCTTCATCGGCCTGCGTGTTGTAAGGCAGCCGCACCGCCACGAAGCTGAACGGTGTCTCTCGGTCTGCCTGCGCGTTCAGTTCCTCCACCGCCAGCGTGCACAGCCGTCCGGCCAGACTCGAATCCTGACCGCCGGAAATCCCCAGGACCAGGCCACGTGCTGGCGTGCTCAGCAGATATGTTTTCAGGAAGTCGACGCGGCGACGTACCTCGGCGGCTGGGTCGATGTGCGGCTGAACGCCCAGTTCGGCAGCAATGCGGGCCTGCATCTCGGTCATGTTCCGAGTGTAAAGCCTGTGCTCTCTGTCCTGTCACGGCCCAAAGCGTCATCATGCCTGAATGGTCGATCCGGATTCCGGCGTTCCCGCGCACCACCCACAGCCCTCCGAGCAGACGCCCGTTCATCTCTCGCCCCTGCTGACCGATCTGTACCAGCTCAGCATGCTGCACGGCTACTGGCACCACGGCATGCATCAGCAGCAGGCGGTGTTCGATCTGTACTTTCGCCGCAGTCCGTATGGCGGGGGGTACGCTGTCTGGGCGGGCCTGGAGAACGTGCTGGACTATATCGAACAGCTGCGGTTCGACGCCGAGTCTCTTCGGTATCTGGAGAGTCTGGAGTTGTTCGACGCCGCCTTTCTGGAGGCGCTGCGCGGGTGGCGCTTCAGCGGGCATATCGAGAGCTTCCCCGAAGGCTCGGTGGTGTTCGCTCATGAGCCGCTGCTGACCGTGACCGCCCCGCTGTGGGAAGCGCAGCTGATCGAAACCGCGCTGCTCAATACCCTGAATTTCCAGACGCTCATCGCCACCAAGGCGGCCCGCTGCGTCTCGGTGGCAGGCGGTGGCTCGGTGATCGAATTCGGCGCTCGGCGGGCACAGGGTCCAGATGGCGCGTTGAGTGCGTCCAGGGCGGCTTTTATCGGTGGTGCGGCGGCAACCAGCAATGTGGTAGCCGGGCAACGTTACGGGCTGCCGGTGGTGGGAACGCACGCCCACGCCTGGGTCGAGAGTTTTCCAGACGAGCTGACCGCTTTCCGGGCTTATGCGGCGCTGCATCCGGCGGCGACCACACTGCTGCTCGATACGGTGAATACCCTGTCGAGCGGCCTTCCCAACGCGCTGACCGTAGCACAGGAACTGCGGGAGCGCGGCTCGGAACTGCGGGCGGTGCGGCTGGATTCGGGCGATCTGGCGTATCTGTCGCGCCGGGTGCGGGCGACGCTCGACGCGGCAGGGTTTCCGGACGTGAAGATCATGGCTTCCAACGACCTGTCTGAAGACGTGATTCAGAGCCTGATCAGTGAAGGGGCGCGGCTCGACATCTATGCTGTAGGAACACAGCTCGTGACCGGTGGGGGTGCGGGCGGCGGCGCACTGGGCGGGGTCTACAAGCTGGCTGAACTGGACGGACAGCCGCGCATGAAGCTGACCGGCGATCCGGCCAAGACCAGTCTGCCGGGCCGCAAGCGTGTGTGGCGTGCCCACAGCGGTCAGCAGCTCGCCTGGGACGTGGTCAGCCTCGGCAGCCAGCAGGAGCCGCCCTCGGTGGGTGAGCGGGTCAGCGATCCGGCAAATCCGCTGCGCCGCAGCCGTCTGCCAGGCGGTCTGAGCTGGGAAAATCCGCGCCAGACCGTGATGGAAGCGGGTCGGCGGATGGCGGCCCCGGCAGCGCTGGAAGACCTGCAACGCCGCGCCAGAGGCGAGTGCTCGCGCCTGCCCGAAGGAACGCTGCGGCTGCTCAACCCGCACACCTACCGCGTCAGCCTGAGTGCCGATCTCCAGACGGCCCGGGAACAGCTGATCTCCAGGCTGGAAGACGGACTGGGCAACACGGATTCCGCTCCTGCATGACCAGAAGAAGGCGAAGGAGACTGAACGGTGTCTCCTTCGCCTTGCCTGTGCTGCCCGCTGCTGAGTCGGTCAGTCTGGAGCTAGATCCTCGTCTGCGTTGTACTCCTGCCATCCGGCTGGCAGCGTGGCAGACGGAAGGCCTTTCAGCGGCTGCACACTGTTCACCTTCATCACCGTG
The genomic region above belongs to Deinococcus sp. KNUC1210 and contains:
- a CDS encoding nicotinate phosphoribosyltransferase, producing MLHGYWHHGMHQQQAVFDLYFRRSPYGGGYAVWAGLENVLDYIEQLRFDAESLRYLESLELFDAAFLEALRGWRFSGHIESFPEGSVVFAHEPLLTVTAPLWEAQLIETALLNTLNFQTLIATKAARCVSVAGGGSVIEFGARRAQGPDGALSASRAAFIGGAAATSNVVAGQRYGLPVVGTHAHAWVESFPDELTAFRAYAALHPAATTLLLDTVNTLSSGLPNALTVAQELRERGSELRAVRLDSGDLAYLSRRVRATLDAAGFPDVKIMASNDLSEDVIQSLISEGARLDIYAVGTQLVTGGGAGGGALGGVYKLAELDGQPRMKLTGDPAKTSLPGRKRVWRAHSGQQLAWDVVSLGSQQEPPSVGERVSDPANPLRRSRLPGGLSWENPRQTVMEAGRRMAAPAALEDLQRRARGECSRLPEGTLRLLNPHTYRVSLSADLQTAREQLISRLEDGLGNTDSAPA